A stretch of Phragmites australis chromosome 12, lpPhrAust1.1, whole genome shotgun sequence DNA encodes these proteins:
- the LOC133886727 gene encoding sec1 family domain-containing protein MIP3-like, protein MGSVDLIASCLDSIRQIGDEIVDSIVYADAGTLESFQFIGAFPLLLELGARAVCSLENASPLDAVADWHSKFSYPVRKIVVLTSRLLSDAHRYILRCLGNNRTVSHCTVLTAISEIGHSSYVNSPLGPDAFREYETLLIQDHEELFKKHEKSDKHKDNIHYTGSDFTSDTDKNSKWGSGVHYGPTSDSSPTKRALFDLGQVEEASGKGMSVTVCHFPMIFSPISSRAFVLPSEGIIADSCLSNQHEDSLGPGLPSISTGKPFDSDEVPPGVTLTAQFLYHLANKMDLKLDIFSLGDTSKVVGKLMMDMSSLYDVGRNKRSAGLLIIDRTVDLLTPCFHGDSFLDRMLSSLRQKERMLSYSVAKNSQTPSKHSQATVKRFPLNIKVPFETVFNKEEPKSKISMLSEGIMSFVSGWNSAEVDSEATWLPDYADKAHDDKLGSELSTLSGSLLSNYAGVRYLEALLDRGAKDGLMLIKKWLIEALQHEKLSSASKGRQGATSVSEIHSMVQMLSRDQLSLLRNRGVIQLALAAEMTLQEPQSSRWDAFTSAERILSVTSAETTQSLASELRDFINTSTSVESHKQADTMESSQGLLSFQDVLLLTIIGYILAGENFPTSIAGGPFSWEDERSLKDVVVDSILERPSSVKLCFLDGLDNELEAKARSKDGERNNKDSTEPASITDDFDDEWGNWDDNDNTDHQKEEAYGGMQLKLEVRDRIDQLFKLFHKLSSMRLRNQALGEGLAALSRFETDGYSRKGLLYKLLLALLSRYDVPGLEYHSSAVGRLFKSGLGRFGLGQSKPSFGDQSVLIIFVLGGINTLEVREVMTAISESSRPDVELVLGGTTLLTPDDMFELMLGSSSFT, encoded by the exons ATGGGGTCCGTGGATCTGATTGCCTCCTGCCTCGACTCCATCCGCCAG ATTGGAGATGAGATTGTGGATTCAATAGTGTACGCCGATGCCGGCACTCTGGAGTCGTTTCAGTTCATAGGAGCGTTccctcttcttcttgagcttggcgCTCGTGCTGTGTGCAGCTTGGAAAACGCATCTCCTCTCGATGCT GTTGCTGACTggcactcaaaattttcttatcCAGTAAGGAAGATTGTAGTACTTACATCCCGCCTTCTTAGTGATGCACATCGGTATATTCTGCGATGCCTGGGCAACAATCGAACTGTTTCGCATTGTACTGTGCTGACAGCTATTTCCGAG ATTGGCCACTCATCATATGTTAATTCTCCACTTGGGCCAGATGCTTTCCGGGAGTATGAGACATTACTCATTCAGGACCATGAGGAGCTTTTTAAAAAGCATGAGAAATCAGACAAACATAAAGATAATATTCATTACACAGGGAGTGATTTCACCTCAGACACTGATAAAAATTCTAAGTGGGGTTCTGGGGTGCATTATGGCCCTACTTCTGACTCCAGCCCGACGAAAAGGGCTTTGTTTGACTTAGGCCAGGTAGAAGAAGCAAGCGGGAAGGGGATGTCTGTAACTGTGTGTCACTTTCCGATGATTTTCTCTCCTATTTCCTCAAGGGCATTTGTTTTGCCTTCTGAGGGCATAATTGCTGACTCATGCTTGTCGAATCAGCATGAAGATTCCCTTGGCCCTGGTCTACCCTCCATATCTACTGGTAAACCTTTTGATAGTGATGAGGTTCCTCCAGGAGTGACCTTGACTGCTCAGTTCCTGTACCATTTGGCCAATAAG ATGGACCTAAAGCTCGATATATTCTCACTTGGTGATACATCAAAGGTCGTTGGGAAGCTGATGATGGATATGTCAAGTCTATATGATGTTGGTCGTAATAAGAGATCTGCTGGTCTACTGATTATAGATCGTACAGTTGATCTCCTAACTCCTTGCTTCCATGGTGACTCATTTCTTGATAGGATGCTTTCCTCGTTGCGACAAAAGGAAAGGATGTTGTCATATTCTGTGGCGAAAAAttcgcaaactccaagcaagcATTCTCAAGCTACTGTTAAACGTTTCCCACTGAATATAAAGGTTCCTTTTGAAACGGTCTTTAACAAGGAAGAACCTAAGAGTAAGATTAGTATGTTGTCTGAAGGTATCATGTCATTTGTGTCTGGATGGAACTCTGCTGAGGTTGACTCTGAAGCTACCTGGCTACCTGATTATGCTGACAAAGCACATGATGACAAACTTGGCAGTGAACTTAGCACCCTAAGTGGTTCACTCCTATCCAATTATGCTGGAGTACGCTACTTAGAAGCATTACTAGACAGAGGGGCGAAAGACGGATTAATGCTAATTAAAAAATGGCTTATTGAAGCTCTGCAGCATGAGAAGCTATCCTCTGCATCTAAAGGTCGACAAGGAGCCACTTCTGTTTCAGAGATTCATTCTATGGTGCAAATGCTCTCTCGAGATCAGTTGTCCTTGTTAAGAAACAGAGGAGTTATCCAGTTAGCTCTGGCTGCTGAAATGACTCTTCAAGAGCCTCAAAGTTCTCGCTGGGACGCCTTTACAAGCGCTGAGAGAATATTAAGTGTAACATCTGCAGAGACAACTCAAAGTCTTGCCAGTGAGCTTCGTGATTTCATCAACACTAGCACTTCAGTGGAATCTCACAAACAAGCTGATACAATGGAGTCTTCACAGGGCCTACTTAGTTTCCAGGATGTATTACTTCTAACAATTATTGGGTATATCTTGGCTGGTGAAAATTTCCCTACATCTATCGCCGGTGGTCCCTTTTCTTGGGAAGATGAGCGGTCTCTTAAGGATGTCGTGGTGGACTCTATCCTTGAACGACCATCATCTGTGAAGTTGTGTTTCCTTGATGGCCTGGATAACGAACTTGAAGCTAAAGCTAGATCCAAAGATGGCGAGAGAAATAATAAGGACTCCACTGAGCCAGCATCCATTACTGATGATTTTGATGACGAATGGGGTAACTGGGATGACAATGACAATACCGATCACCAAAAGGAGGAAGCTTATGGGGGCATGCAACTTAAGTTGGAAGTGCGAGATAGGATTGatcaacttttcaaattgtttCACAAATTGTCCAGCATGAGGTTAAGAAACCAAGCTCTTGGAGAAGGTCTAGCAGCATTGAGTAGATTTGAGACGGATGGCTACTCAAGGAAAGGTTTGCTTTATAAGTTGCTACTAGCTCTCTTGTCGAGGTATGATGTACCTGGCCTCGAGTATCATTCATCAGCTGTTGGCCGTTTATTCAAAAGTGGATTAGGGAGATTTGGGCTTGGACAG TCTAAACCAAGCTTTGGTGATCAAAGTGTTCTTATCATTTTTGTTCTAGGGGGTATTAATACTCTTGAG GTCCGGGAAGTCATGACGGCAATCTCAGAGAGCAGTAGACCAGATGTGGAGCTTGTTCTTGGTGGTACAACACTTCTTACTCCAGATGACATGTTTGAGTTGATGTTGGGCTCGTCAAGCTTTACTTAG